Proteins encoded by one window of Desulfovibrio ferrophilus:
- a CDS encoding EAL domain-containing protein, with protein MTRLFKKTLLFMLLAFGVIAAVSSSYSAWTLRDRMTYEYESKALAIAKSMADSSAELVLSRDAASIQSRIDQFLDIDGVSYVLVASHSGDIVAHTFVPEIPEQISTLLWDLRTLNAGRVKTPISLSLTLPDKGEFIHVAHPILAGEIGSVHIGMDKGLINKAILGAIINHQILTLALFLTCALIAYFFMENISRPLIALTEYARKIKGRDFEATLDIDSNDELGELAGAFHSTSQELSTLITGLEESVKNATDELQDTLATVSAIVNNMADGLLVTDAEGNLLQFNSALLDMFGATSGNLIETNVRDLLGAEMHAMLTLAGLDHCNISTEDGDSESPQQQATIEVNGQRLDGTSFPAEMSMAMLPLKGDLNIVGIIRDITNRKQAELKLKLAHAELEERVEQRTAELSESNKQLTAEAAERSAAELALRQAEAKYRGIFENAIEGIFQLAPDGTYVAANPALARIYGYANPMELLGAAGCGMAGFHVDESHGEEFWSQLKENKEVRDFESQARRQDGRIVWTSQNARAVHDERGKLLFYEGSVEDITNRKEAESALRHQAFHDPLTGLPNRILFLDHLRQAMERTKRTKDFVYAVLYMDLDRFKIINDSLGHNIGDELLKHVARKLEEAVRTMDTVARFGGDEFAVLLEDMRAPREAIKIAKRISDAVKEPAHLGGYDVHTSASLGIVLVKKDYDRPDSILRDADTAMYRAKESGRSRFKVFSQRMHDQNVRLLELETELRKSLERDDFVTLLQPIVDLDNKRLNGFEALVRWNHPKLGMISPAEFIPLAEDTGLIHPLGEWVLRNVCSTIRDWEKQFPPGTPLNISINLSAKQFVQPTLIPQLREILELTGITPSNLRLEVAETVLMNHASIAIEMLGQLKDLGISLSMDDFGTGYSSLSYLRQFPIDALKIDRSFISRFGEDAESQVLVRSIISLAKNIGVAVVAEGVDTDVQSAMLKDLGCEYAQGYLFARPMPREKAEALLRGDEVLDI; from the coding sequence ATGACCCGTCTGTTCAAGAAAACCCTGCTGTTCATGCTCCTGGCCTTCGGCGTCATCGCTGCAGTGTCCTCATCCTACTCGGCCTGGACGCTTCGCGATCGCATGACCTACGAGTATGAATCCAAAGCCCTGGCCATTGCCAAATCCATGGCCGACTCCAGCGCGGAGTTGGTCCTGTCTCGCGATGCGGCGTCCATTCAATCACGCATCGACCAGTTCTTGGACATTGATGGGGTCTCATACGTTCTGGTGGCCTCCCACTCAGGGGATATCGTGGCACACACTTTTGTCCCGGAAATCCCGGAGCAGATCTCCACGTTGCTGTGGGACCTCCGGACACTCAATGCCGGGCGTGTCAAAACACCGATCAGCCTCAGCCTCACCTTACCGGACAAGGGCGAATTCATTCATGTCGCACACCCCATCCTTGCAGGAGAAATTGGCAGCGTTCATATCGGCATGGACAAGGGCCTGATCAACAAGGCCATCCTCGGGGCCATCATCAATCATCAGATTCTGACCCTGGCCCTGTTCCTGACCTGCGCGCTGATCGCCTATTTCTTCATGGAAAACATCTCGCGCCCGTTAATCGCACTCACCGAGTACGCCCGCAAGATCAAGGGCCGCGACTTTGAAGCCACCCTGGACATCGACTCCAACGATGAACTGGGCGAACTCGCCGGCGCCTTCCACTCCACCTCTCAGGAACTCTCGACCCTGATTACCGGGCTGGAAGAATCGGTGAAAAATGCAACGGACGAGTTGCAGGACACCTTGGCCACTGTCTCGGCCATTGTGAACAACATGGCCGATGGCCTGCTGGTGACCGATGCCGAAGGCAACCTCCTGCAATTCAACTCCGCTTTGCTGGATATGTTTGGTGCCACCTCCGGCAACTTGATCGAAACCAACGTCCGCGACCTGCTGGGAGCGGAGATGCACGCCATGCTGACGTTGGCCGGACTGGACCACTGCAATATTTCCACGGAGGACGGCGACTCCGAATCTCCCCAACAACAGGCAACCATAGAAGTCAACGGACAACGGCTGGATGGGACATCCTTCCCTGCCGAAATGTCCATGGCCATGCTCCCGCTCAAGGGTGATCTCAATATTGTTGGCATCATCCGCGATATCACCAACCGTAAGCAGGCCGAACTCAAACTCAAACTCGCCCACGCCGAGTTGGAAGAACGCGTCGAACAACGCACGGCCGAACTCTCCGAATCCAACAAACAGCTGACGGCAGAAGCTGCCGAACGCAGTGCCGCCGAACTGGCTTTGCGTCAGGCCGAGGCCAAATATCGGGGCATCTTCGAGAACGCCATCGAGGGCATCTTCCAGCTCGCTCCGGACGGCACCTATGTCGCCGCCAACCCCGCTCTGGCCCGCATTTACGGCTACGCCAACCCCATGGAACTTCTGGGGGCGGCAGGCTGCGGCATGGCTGGCTTCCATGTGGACGAATCCCATGGCGAAGAGTTTTGGTCACAACTTAAGGAAAACAAGGAAGTCCGTGACTTCGAATCCCAAGCCAGACGCCAGGATGGTCGTATCGTATGGACTTCCCAAAACGCCCGGGCCGTCCATGACGAAAGGGGTAAGCTTCTCTTTTATGAAGGATCGGTGGAAGACATCACCAACCGCAAGGAAGCCGAATCAGCCTTACGGCACCAGGCCTTCCACGATCCTCTGACCGGACTGCCCAACCGCATCCTGTTCCTGGATCACCTGCGTCAGGCCATGGAGCGCACCAAGCGGACCAAGGACTTTGTCTACGCTGTGCTCTACATGGACCTCGACCGCTTCAAGATCATCAATGACAGCCTGGGCCACAACATCGGCGATGAACTCCTGAAGCACGTGGCGCGCAAGCTGGAAGAGGCCGTGCGCACCATGGATACCGTCGCCCGCTTCGGAGGCGACGAATTCGCCGTGCTGCTCGAGGATATGCGGGCCCCGCGCGAGGCCATCAAGATCGCCAAGCGCATTTCCGACGCAGTCAAGGAACCGGCGCATCTGGGTGGCTACGACGTGCACACATCGGCCAGCCTCGGCATCGTATTGGTCAAGAAGGACTATGACCGCCCCGACTCCATCCTACGCGACGCCGATACGGCCATGTACAGAGCCAAGGAATCCGGGCGCTCACGCTTCAAGGTCTTCAGCCAACGCATGCACGACCAGAACGTGAGGCTGCTGGAACTGGAAACCGAACTACGAAAATCCCTGGAACGCGATGACTTCGTGACCCTGCTGCAGCCCATTGTGGACCTGGACAACAAGCGCCTGAACGGATTCGAGGCCCTAGTCCGTTGGAACCACCCCAAGCTCGGCATGATCTCCCCAGCGGAGTTCATCCCTCTGGCCGAGGACACTGGTCTGATCCACCCCCTGGGTGAATGGGTACTGCGAAATGTCTGCAGCACCATCCGTGATTGGGAAAAACAATTCCCGCCAGGAACTCCGCTCAACATTTCCATCAACCTCTCGGCCAAGCAGTTCGTTCAGCCCACGCTCATCCCGCAGTTACGCGAGATCCTTGAACTGACCGGCATCACCCCCTCCAATCTGCGCCTGGAGGTTGCCGAAACCGTTCTCATGAATCATGCCTCCATCGCCATTGAGATGCTCGGGCAACTCAAGGACCTGGGCATCTCCCTGTCCATGGATGATTTCGGTACCGGCTATTCGTCTCTGTCCTATCTCCGCCAATTCCCCATCGATGCGCTGAAGATCGACCGCAGCTTCATCTCCCGCTTCGGGGAAGACGCTGAATCCCAGGTACTGGTCAGGTCCATCATCTCCCTTGCCAAGAACATCGGCGTCGCCGTGGTGGCCGAGGGAGTGGACACCGATGTTCAAAGCGCCATGCTCAAAGACTTGGGCTGCGAATATGCCCAAGGCTACCTCTTTGCCCGCCCCATGCCCCGCGAGAAGGCAGAAGCTTTGCTCCGTGGCGACGAAGTCCTCGACATCTAG
- a CDS encoding MFS transporter — MDIHAQKKRIYLFLIILTVASAMGLQGWRTLINNFAVEAAGLDGLGMGVVQSVREIPGFLALLVVYLLLIIREHRLAALSVLIMGLGVAGTGLFPSVWGLALTTLVMSFGFHYFETCNQSLTLQHFDSATAPIVFGRLRGMMSVGNLIMGGAIFILAPVLEYTQLFALVGVAVAVAGASMLWFEPRGGQTEPQRKTMVLRWKYWLYYLLTFLAGARRQIFVAFSVFLLVERFGFSVREVTALFVLNNAINWFAGPWIGRAVVRLGERRVLSVEYAGLVLVFMVYAQTGSKAVVALMYVLDHLLFNCAFAIRTYFQKIAKPADIAPSMAVGFTINHIAAVVVPVTGGLLWLVDPAMVFYAGAGLALVSLVCVQLIRTPAAS, encoded by the coding sequence ATGGATATCCACGCTCAAAAGAAGCGCATCTATCTGTTTTTAATCATTTTGACTGTCGCTTCAGCCATGGGGTTGCAGGGCTGGCGGACGTTGATCAACAATTTCGCGGTGGAAGCCGCCGGGCTGGATGGGCTGGGGATGGGGGTAGTTCAGTCCGTGCGCGAGATCCCGGGCTTTCTGGCATTGCTGGTGGTCTATCTGCTGCTGATTATCCGCGAGCATCGGCTGGCTGCCCTATCGGTTCTCATTATGGGACTGGGAGTTGCCGGCACGGGATTGTTCCCCTCGGTCTGGGGGCTGGCCCTGACCACCCTGGTCATGTCTTTTGGGTTCCATTATTTTGAGACCTGCAATCAGTCATTGACCCTCCAACATTTCGATTCAGCCACGGCTCCCATTGTCTTCGGACGCTTGCGGGGAATGATGTCCGTGGGCAATCTCATCATGGGTGGTGCGATTTTTATTCTGGCTCCGGTGTTGGAGTATACCCAGTTGTTCGCGCTGGTTGGTGTGGCCGTGGCCGTGGCAGGAGCGAGCATGCTGTGGTTCGAGCCTCGTGGTGGCCAGACCGAGCCGCAGCGAAAGACCATGGTCCTGCGCTGGAAGTACTGGTTGTATTACCTGCTGACGTTTTTGGCAGGGGCCAGACGGCAGATTTTTGTGGCTTTTTCGGTGTTTCTGCTGGTGGAGCGATTTGGCTTTTCCGTGCGTGAAGTCACGGCGTTGTTCGTGTTGAACAACGCCATCAACTGGTTTGCCGGGCCCTGGATCGGCAGGGCAGTGGTCCGCCTGGGCGAACGGCGAGTCTTGTCGGTGGAGTATGCCGGACTGGTGCTGGTCTTCATGGTCTATGCCCAGACCGGGAGCAAGGCTGTGGTGGCGCTGATGTATGTGCTGGATCATCTTCTGTTCAACTGCGCCTTTGCCATCCGAACCTATTTTCAGAAGATTGCCAAGCCAGCAGACATTGCCCCGAGCATGGCTGTGGGATTCACCATCAACCACATTGCGGCGGTGGTCGTGCCGGTTACCGGTGGCCTGTTGTGGCTCGTGGACCCGGCGATGGTGTTCTATGCTGGTGCCGGACTGGCTCTGGTGTCTTTGGTCTGTGTGCAGCTGATTCGGACTCCTGCCGCTTCGTAG
- a CDS encoding glycosyltransferase family 2 protein: MAKIIDITPRAQDVSPVLVLLTSHRVDCLLLCIKCLELFTDLGRFKKIYVVANDVSDEHAVIIKSFQRRHANVIDVHATPRGQIPAMLSMENFIFERHKQDVIVRLSEDVFVTPFWLEHLLATYKLHKGHKDILAISALTPISRIGRQLMDRALRAHYPAERKRLPLIPVEQNAVYHRFVWEKVLGDNLVGKYLELNRPKQVYLSHVSVDCLLFDGDLIERIVPMALRLPDGATRADEFYINSALRNGGMRAAVVTDALVHHFSHGRPEAYLRKHVSMDDIWWYMTFIESHVQATPAAAFRPRPGKGSRLELLRLMKERELRVLQ, encoded by the coding sequence ATGGCAAAGATTATCGACATCACACCCCGAGCGCAGGACGTCAGCCCCGTCCTGGTGCTACTGACCTCCCACCGGGTGGATTGCCTGCTGTTGTGCATCAAGTGCCTGGAACTTTTCACTGATCTCGGGCGCTTCAAGAAGATATACGTCGTCGCCAACGACGTCAGCGACGAGCACGCAGTCATCATCAAGTCCTTCCAGCGCCGGCACGCCAACGTCATCGACGTTCACGCCACACCACGTGGTCAGATCCCTGCCATGCTCTCCATGGAAAATTTCATCTTTGAGCGCCACAAGCAAGATGTCATCGTGCGACTATCCGAAGACGTCTTCGTAACACCGTTCTGGCTGGAGCACCTGCTGGCCACCTACAAGCTGCACAAGGGGCACAAGGACATTCTGGCGATCTCGGCACTGACGCCTATCAGCCGAATCGGACGCCAACTGATGGACCGGGCACTCAGAGCCCACTACCCGGCAGAACGAAAGCGGCTGCCCCTGATTCCCGTCGAACAGAACGCCGTCTATCATCGCTTTGTGTGGGAGAAGGTACTGGGCGACAACCTTGTGGGAAAGTACCTGGAACTGAACCGCCCCAAACAGGTCTACCTGAGCCATGTCTCAGTGGACTGCCTGCTCTTTGACGGTGACCTCATAGAGCGCATCGTACCCATGGCACTCCGCCTGCCGGACGGGGCCACACGGGCCGACGAATTTTACATTAACAGCGCCCTGCGTAACGGCGGTATGCGTGCTGCAGTGGTCACCGATGCCCTGGTCCACCACTTCAGCCATGGCAGACCGGAGGCTTACCTGCGCAAGCACGTCAGCATGGACGACATCTGGTGGTACATGACTTTCATCGAGTCACATGTCCAGGCCACACCGGCAGCAGCCTTCCGGCCACGCCCCGGCAAGGGCAGCAGACTCGAACTATTGCGCCTGATGAAAGAACGGGAACTCAGGGTCCTGCAATAA
- a CDS encoding Na/Pi cotransporter family protein, which yields MIISLAGGLGLLLLGMKLMSDGLKLAAGGALRRVLSNSTKTPFRGLTSGFVMTSAVQSSAAVTVAAIGFVNAGVMTLGQTVWVVYGSNIGTTSTAWIVASLGLKLNIKILALPLIAVGTALWLSRGGTRRAALGEALAGFGLFFLGIEALQEVFIGLSQTVRVEQWVFDGWAGYLSLCGIGFGMTFLMQSSSASMALILTATAQGMLPLELAASAVIGANLGSTSTAAIAVIGATSNAKRVAAMHVIFNLITGLAAFGALSLILGGILHLRLLLNMTLDPVPVLALFHTTFNILGVFLVGPFTTRLTGMVENWFRTEEEEEGTLRYLDSNVLSTPAVAVGAMVREVARVGATAQRMAHAALRCRSKEQPCRELHREKAVLDKLQAEIAMFSAKLRKHGLPQETAELIPDILRSLRYYVMTGDSALEAETIYKNLEPTEDAELDEALEKLLDSAVTLSLHADPSDASFSSLRLAEKVEIFEQRYQYLKQDILDAGSANRLGVDSMVGYLDYLSSIHRMMDQTAKGGGWLRGLGLRLGVYSRPKAL from the coding sequence ATGATTATTTCGCTGGCCGGAGGACTGGGCCTGCTCCTATTGGGCATGAAGCTGATGAGCGATGGCCTGAAGTTGGCTGCCGGTGGCGCACTGCGCAGGGTGTTGTCCAATTCGACCAAGACCCCGTTTCGTGGTTTGACCTCCGGGTTTGTGATGACCTCGGCGGTGCAATCTTCTGCTGCGGTGACCGTGGCGGCCATCGGTTTTGTCAATGCCGGAGTGATGACTCTGGGCCAGACCGTTTGGGTGGTTTATGGCAGCAACATCGGCACGACATCCACGGCCTGGATCGTGGCCTCCCTTGGGCTGAAGCTCAATATCAAGATTCTGGCCCTGCCACTGATTGCTGTGGGTACTGCCTTGTGGCTGTCCAGGGGCGGGACGCGCCGCGCAGCTCTTGGTGAGGCTTTGGCCGGATTTGGTCTGTTCTTTTTGGGGATTGAGGCACTGCAGGAAGTGTTTATCGGCCTCAGTCAGACGGTTCGGGTTGAGCAGTGGGTCTTTGATGGGTGGGCTGGGTATTTGTCCCTGTGCGGTATTGGATTTGGCATGACCTTCCTCATGCAGTCGTCCAGTGCCTCCATGGCTCTGATCCTGACGGCGACGGCGCAGGGCATGCTGCCACTGGAGTTGGCTGCATCGGCTGTGATCGGTGCCAACCTGGGGTCCACAAGTACGGCGGCCATCGCGGTCATAGGGGCGACTTCGAACGCCAAACGCGTTGCTGCCATGCACGTGATTTTTAATCTGATCACGGGGCTGGCTGCTTTTGGTGCACTCTCCTTGATCCTGGGCGGGATTTTACACTTGCGTCTGCTGTTGAATATGACCTTGGACCCGGTGCCCGTGCTTGCGCTCTTCCATACAACATTCAATATCCTTGGTGTGTTTTTGGTGGGGCCCTTTACCACTCGTTTGACCGGAATGGTTGAAAACTGGTTTCGGACGGAAGAGGAAGAAGAGGGCACCCTCAGGTACTTGGATAGCAACGTCCTTTCCACCCCGGCCGTGGCTGTGGGAGCGATGGTGCGTGAAGTGGCCCGGGTTGGCGCAACGGCACAACGCATGGCCCATGCTGCCCTGCGTTGCCGGAGCAAGGAGCAGCCGTGCCGGGAGTTGCATCGCGAGAAAGCCGTTCTGGATAAGCTTCAGGCCGAGATTGCCATGTTTTCGGCCAAGCTGCGCAAGCATGGCCTGCCCCAGGAAACTGCTGAATTGATCCCCGATATCCTGCGCTCCCTCAGGTATTATGTCATGACCGGGGATTCCGCCTTGGAGGCGGAGACCATCTATAAGAACCTGGAGCCTACTGAGGATGCCGAGTTGGATGAGGCTCTGGAAAAACTGTTGGACAGTGCAGTCACCCTGTCTCTGCACGCCGATCCCTCGGATGCCAGTTTTTCCAGTTTGCGTCTGGCAGAAAAAGTGGAAATCTTTGAACAGCGCTACCAGTATCTGAAGCAGGACATTCTGGATGCCGGATCGGCCAACCGGCTTGGTGTTGATTCCATGGTGGGGTACCTGGATTACTTGTCGAGTATCCATAGAATGATGGACCAGACAGCTAAGGGCGGTGGCTGGTTGCGTGGCCTGGGGCTGCGGCTTGGGGTGTACAGTCGCCCGAAGGCGTTATAA
- the uxx1 gene encoding UXX-star selenoprotein family 1, giving the protein MAIIIYGKSGUPHTIRARSAHPDATYFDVSMDPAKLDEMLKLADGARKVPVLVEDGKVTIGFGGT; this is encoded by the coding sequence ATGGCGATCATCATCTATGGGAAATCCGGTTGACCGCATACCATCAGGGCCAGGTCGGCCCACCCGGATGCCACATATTTCGACGTTAGCATGGACCCCGCCAAACTGGACGAAATGCTCAAGCTGGCCGATGGGGCAAGAAAAGTTCCCGTGCTGGTGGAAGACGGCAAGGTCACCATCGGATTCGGTGGCACCTGA